In the Hordeum vulgare subsp. vulgare chromosome 7H, MorexV3_pseudomolecules_assembly, whole genome shotgun sequence genome, one interval contains:
- the LOC123410133 gene encoding magnesium-chelatase subunit ChlI, chloroplastic — protein sequence MAMASPFSPASAAAASPALFAVSTSRPISITTAAVSARAPSRTRSGLRRGRFAVCNVAAPSAAEQETKPAAAAKESQRPVYPFPAIVGQDEMKLCLLLNVIDPKIGGVMIMGDRGTGKSTTVRSLVDLLPDISVVVGDPFNSDPYDPEVMGPEVRDRLLKGESLPVTTTKITMVDLPLGATEDRVCGTIDIEKALTEGVKAFEPGLLAKANRGILYVDEVNLLDDHLVDVLLDSAASGWNTVEREGISISHPARFILIGSGNPEEGELRPQLLDRFGMHAQVGTVRDAELRVKIVEERARFDRDPKTFRQSYLEEQDKLQEQITSARSNLGSVQLDHDLRVKISQVCSELNVDGLRGDIVTNRAAKALAALKGRDVVTVEDIATVIPNCLRHRLRKDPLESIDSGLLVVEKFYEVFG from the exons ATGGCCATGGCCTCCCCATTCTCCCCGGCGTCGGCagccgccgcctcgccggccctCTTCGCCGTCTCCACCTCCCGCCCTATCTCCATCACCACCGCCGCCGTCTCAG CCCGGGCTCCGTCCAGGACCAGGAGTGGGCTCCGCCGCGGCCGCTTCGCCGTCTGCAATGTCGCGGCCCCCTCCGCCGCCGAGCAG GAGACGAAGCCGGCGGCGGCCGCGAAGGAGAGCCAGCGGCCGGTGTACCCGTTCCCGGCGATCGTGGGGCAGGACGAGATGAAGCTCTGCCTTCTGCTCAACGTCATCGACCCCAAGATCGGCGGCGTCATGATCATGGGCGACCGCGGCACCGGTAAGTCCACCACCGTACGCTCCCTCGTCGACCTGCTCCCGGACATCAGCGTCGTGGTCGGCGACCCCTTCAACTCCGACCCCTACGACCCCGAGGTCATGGGCCCCGAGGTCCGCGACCGCCTCCTCAAGGGCGAGAGCCTCCCCGTCACCACCACCAAGATCACCATGGTCGACCTGCCCCTCGGCGCCACCGAGGACAGGGTGTGCGGCACCATCGACATAGAGAAGGCGCTCACCGAGGGTGTCAAGGCGTTTGAGCCAGGCCTGCTTGCCAAGGCCAACAGGGGCATACTGTATGTGGACGAGGTGAACCTGCTCGACGACCATCTGGTGGATGTTCTGCTGGATTCTGCCGCATCCGGGTGGAACACGGTGGAGAGGGAGGGCATCTCCATCTCCCACCCTGCGCGCTTCATCCTCATTGGCTCCGGTAACCCGGAGGAAGGCGAGCTCCGGCCGCAGCTGCTGGACCGGTTCGGGATGCACGCACAGGTTGGCACCGTCAGGGACGCCGAGCTGAGGGTGAAGATTGTGGAGGAGAGGGCTCGGTTCGACAGGGACCCGAAAACGTTCCGGCAGTCCTACTTGGAGGAGCAAGATAAGCTCCAGGAGCAGATCACATCCGCTCGGAGCAACCTCGGTTCTGTGCAGCTCGACCATGATCTCCGGGTTAAGATATCCCAGGTGTGTTCCGAGCTGAATGTGGATGGACTCAGAGGAGACATTGTCACTAACAGGGCTGCCAAGGCGTTGGCTGCCTTGAAAGGAAGGGACGTCGTGACAGTGGAGGACATTGCCACTGTGATTCCCAACTGTTTGAGGCATCGGCTCCGTAAAGACCCGCTCGAATCAATCGACTCGGGCTTGCTTGTAGTTGAGAAGTTCTATGAAGTCTTTGGCTAG
- the LOC123407765 gene encoding putative F-box protein At3g17480 isoform X2 yields the protein MATPADRSSPREDGRISTRIRSPSSPPRGSQTAAERLTDDLIIEILSRVPAKSLCRFKCVSKHWLGLTNDRSYRKKLPQTLTGFYQGIELVDSALPFTNLSGSRHLTYPAFVPNRGRVKVLDSCNGLLLCRSYVVCDHGEKMCRVPPFPCVFVAGGG from the exons ATGGCCACCCCAGCTGACCGATCTAGCCCACGGGAGGACGGACGCATATCAACTCGGATCAG GTCCCCATCTTCGCCGCCCCGCGGCAGCCAGACGGCGGCCGAGAGGCTCACCGACGACCTCATCATCGAGATCCTCTCGCGCGTCCCGGCCAAGTCGCTCTGCCGCTTCAAGTGCGTCTCCAAGCACTGGCTCGGCCTCACCAACGACCGCAGCTACCGCAAGAAGCTCCCCCAGACCCTGACCGGCTTCTACCAGGGGATTGAATTGGTAGATTCAGCTCTCCCCTTCACCAATCTCTCGGGGAGCCGCCATCTCACATATCCCGCCTTCGTGCCCAACCGTGGGCGGGTCAAGGTCTTGGACAGCTGCAACGGCCTCCTTCTCTGCCGCTCATACGTTGTCTGCGACCATGGCGAAAAGATGTG cCGTGTCCCCCCATTTCCATGTGTTTTTGTTGCTGGCGGTGGATGA